The Benincasa hispida cultivar B227 chromosome 11, ASM972705v1, whole genome shotgun sequence genome has a segment encoding these proteins:
- the LOC120091736 gene encoding protein VAPYRIN-like has product MDRLITVEPSNLIPIRIEPGQKCSGDLTLRNVMYTMPVAFRLQPLIKSRYTFKPQSGIIPPLATLTVEILYHLPPGFNLPDSFPYSDDSFLLHSVVVPGAAIKDFSSSFDSVPSDWFTTRKKQVFIDSGIKVMFVGSAVVARLVADGAMDQIREVLERSEPSWRAVDSVDEQGRTLLHLAIGQGRADLVQLLLEFNPDVEAVGECGMTALEAAAGAGQALIVELLLARKASTERGEGSVFGAVHLAAAGGHVEVLRLLLVKGACVDALSKEGDTALHLAVQERRRDCARLLLANGAKPDVRNTEQGDTALHMAARIGDEQIVKLLIQKGANKDIRNWAGKRPYDIAFDHSHTRLFDVLRLADKLATAARKGDVRSIQLLLDSGAAINGRDQNGWTALHRAAFKGQTDAARALIDISIDINAKEDEGYTALHCAVEAAHDDVVQLLVERGADVEALTNKGMSAMQIAQSMQYSRIIKILIQVSAGKDNDAPPPRTPSWGLTKKKQQNKSRGRIRSLRSTDFDKSVPLSVV; this is encoded by the exons ATGGATCGTCTCATCACCGTCGAGCCCTCCAACCTCATCCCAATCAGAATCGAACCGGGCCAAAAATGCTCCGGCGACCTCACTCTTCGGAACGTCATGTACACCATGCCAGTCGCCTTCCGGCTGCAGCCTCTGATCAAATCCCGCTACACTTTCAAGCCCCAATCTGGAATCATTCCTCCACTCGCAACTTTAACAGTGGAAATCCTTTACCATCTTCCACCGGGCTTCAACCTCCCCGATTCCTTCCCTTATTCTGATGACTCTTTCCTCCTCCACAGCGTCGTCGTCCCCGGCGCCGCGATCAAAGACTTCTCCTCCAGCTTTGACTCTGTTCCTTCCGACTGGTTCACCACCAGAAAGAAACAGGTCTTCATTGACAGTGggattaaggttatgtttgTGGGGTCGGCTGTAGTGGCGAGACTGGTGGCGGATGGGGCCATGGATCAGATCAGAGAGGTGTTGGAAAGGAGTGAGCCGAGCTGGAGGGCGGTGGACTCTGTAGACGAACAGGGGAGAACTCTGCTTCACTTGGCGATTGGGCAGGGGAGGGCGGATTTGGTGCAGTTGTTGTTGGAGTTTAATCCGGATGTGGAGGCAGTGGGGGAGTGTGGCATGACGGCGCTGGAGGCAGCGGCGGGGGCAGGGCAGGCGTTGATTGTGGAGCTGTTGTTGGCGAGAAAAGCGAGTACAGAGCGAGGAGAAGGGTCTGTGTTTGGGGCGGTTCATTTGGCGGCGGCCGGAGGGCATGTGGAAGTTTTGAGGCTGCTTTTGGTGAAAGGAGCTTGTGTTGATGCTCTGTCTAAGGAAGGCGATACGGCGCTGCATCTCGCTGTTCAAGAGCGCCGCCGTGACTGTGCTCGGCTGCTTCTCGCTAATGGCGCTAAACCTGATGTTCGTAATACTGAACAAG GAGATACAGCGCTGCACATGGCGGCCAGAATCGGCGACGAGCAAATCGTGAAGCTTTTAATTCAGAAAGGAGCCAACAAAGACATTCGAAATTGGGCCGGAAAACGGCCATACGACATCGCGTTCGACCACTCTCACACCCGCCTCTTCGACGTGCTCCGCCTCGCCGACAAGCTTGCCACCGCCGCACGTAAAGGCGACGTCCGCTCAATCCAACTCCTCCTTGACAGTGGGGCCGCTATCAATGGACGCGACCAAAATGGCTGGACAGCGCTCCACAGAGCCGCCTTCAAGGGCCAGACCGACGCCGCTAGAGCCCTGATCGATATCAGTATTGATATCAATGCTAAGGAGGACGAAGGCTACACAGCACTCCATTGCGCGGTTGAGGCTGCTCACGACGATGTAGTCCAGCTGCTCGTTGAGAGAGGCGCCGACGTCGAGGCGCTGACGAATAAAGGGATGAGTGCAATGCAAATTGCTCAGTCGATGCAGTACTCGAGGATTATTAAGATTTTGATACAGGTTAGCGCCGGTAAAGACAACGACGCACCGCCGCCGCGAACGCCGTCGTGGGGGTTGACGAAGAAGAAACAGCAAAATAAAAGCAGAGGGAGAATTAGGAGTTTACGGAGTACGGACTTTGATAAGTCAGTGCCATTGTCAGTGGTGTGA